In Rubrivirga marina, the following are encoded in one genomic region:
- the tpiA gene encoding triose-phosphate isomerase, producing the protein MLVAGNWKMNLGHADAVGLAADVVQVTADATDAVGVAVCPPAVWLDAVAERLRDSGVRLGAQNVHPEESGAFTGEVSPPMLRDLGVHYVIVGHSERRQLFGETSAFAAEKVRSAQAAGLVPILCVGETLDEREAGDAEATVLDQLAASLDGVEAGDLVVAYEPVWAIGTGRTASPEQAQAMHAAIRGALADRFTGGDGIEILYGGSVKPGNAAELFAQPDLDGALVGGASLDAESFAAIVAAAREAR; encoded by the coding sequence ATGCTTGTCGCTGGAAACTGGAAGATGAACCTCGGCCACGCCGACGCGGTCGGCCTTGCGGCCGACGTCGTGCAGGTCACGGCCGACGCGACCGACGCAGTCGGCGTGGCGGTCTGCCCGCCCGCCGTGTGGCTCGACGCCGTCGCCGAGCGCCTGCGCGACAGCGGGGTCCGCCTCGGCGCACAGAACGTCCACCCCGAAGAGTCTGGCGCGTTCACGGGCGAGGTGTCGCCGCCGATGCTCCGGGACCTCGGCGTCCACTACGTCATCGTGGGCCACTCCGAGCGCCGCCAGCTCTTCGGTGAGACGAGCGCGTTCGCCGCCGAGAAGGTGCGCTCGGCCCAGGCCGCCGGCCTCGTCCCGATCCTCTGCGTCGGCGAGACGCTCGACGAGCGGGAGGCCGGCGACGCCGAGGCAACGGTGCTCGACCAACTCGCGGCGTCGCTCGACGGCGTCGAGGCGGGCGACCTCGTCGTCGCCTACGAGCCGGTCTGGGCCATCGGCACGGGGCGGACGGCCTCGCCGGAGCAGGCGCAGGCCATGCACGCGGCGATCCGCGGCGCGCTGGCCGATCGGTTCACCGGCGGCGACGGCATCGAGATCCTGTATGGCGGGAGCGTCAAGCCGGGCAACGCGGCCGAGCTGTTCGCCCAGCCCGACCTCGACGGAGCGCTCGTCGGCGGCGCGAGCCTCGACGCCGAGTCGTTCGCGGCGATCGTGGCGGCGGCGCGGGAGGCCCGGTAG
- a CDS encoding GWxTD domain-containing protein — protein sequence MTSCRLGLCALLAGLAGLAGCAGSGPARPPLDAGAAAYRAGEPVFVLDAVASVRDDAPGLDVYLGVPPASLVFRQTADSLTAVAGWIVTVEQEGGAPRSASPRDTFRVGTSDAARSAVPEWRVERFDVPPGEYVVRAVLEDLTSDRTAERRLDLRVPPPSGAPALGGLRLEAEAVDGAVDPVDASSVPAGLDSLRAIVQATGVPDGATTELSVVRVRADDEPAQRLDGLTPNQASLAARGVDLSDVDTVQAVRQTILNPSEALDVEAPLPALGPGVYRARVRLVAPDGTPLDESDRLFVVRRRDYPLVTRLGDLVGPLVYVATPGELDPLVEAEDPEALRRAFDRFWGEEMDDRRLAAATVRAYYERVEEANRLFATYKDGWKTDPGMLYVLLGAPRYVEATPTGERWSYAIGGGQPSVFVFERTAGRIYENAPFRVLTLERSRVYHDLFRRLQRQWRTGIVP from the coding sequence ATGACGAGCTGCCGTCTCGGCCTCTGCGCCCTCCTCGCGGGGTTGGCGGGGCTCGCCGGGTGCGCGGGGTCCGGCCCGGCCCGGCCTCCTCTCGACGCGGGCGCCGCCGCGTACCGGGCCGGCGAGCCCGTGTTCGTCCTCGACGCCGTCGCCAGCGTCCGCGACGACGCGCCCGGCCTCGACGTGTACCTCGGCGTCCCGCCCGCCTCCCTCGTCTTCCGCCAGACCGCCGACTCCCTCACGGCTGTCGCCGGATGGATCGTGACGGTCGAGCAGGAGGGGGGCGCCCCGCGCTCCGCGTCTCCGCGCGACACCTTCCGGGTGGGCACGTCGGACGCGGCACGGTCGGCCGTCCCAGAATGGCGGGTCGAGCGGTTCGACGTGCCGCCCGGCGAGTACGTCGTCCGCGCCGTGTTGGAGGATCTGACGAGTGACCGGACCGCCGAGCGGCGGCTCGACCTCCGGGTCCCGCCTCCGTCCGGTGCGCCCGCTCTCGGCGGCCTCCGCCTCGAAGCCGAGGCCGTCGACGGCGCTGTCGATCCCGTCGACGCGTCGTCGGTCCCGGCCGGGCTCGACTCGCTTCGCGCCATCGTCCAGGCGACCGGCGTGCCCGACGGCGCGACGACGGAGCTCTCGGTCGTCCGCGTCCGCGCCGACGACGAGCCGGCCCAGCGGCTCGACGGGTTAACGCCCAATCAGGCGAGCCTCGCCGCGCGCGGCGTCGACCTGTCAGACGTCGACACCGTGCAGGCCGTCCGCCAAACGATCCTCAACCCGTCCGAGGCGCTCGATGTGGAGGCGCCGCTCCCCGCGCTCGGGCCCGGCGTGTACCGTGCCCGCGTCCGCCTCGTCGCGCCCGACGGGACGCCGCTCGACGAGTCCGACCGGCTGTTCGTCGTCCGCCGCCGTGATTACCCGCTGGTGACCCGCCTCGGCGACCTCGTGGGCCCGCTCGTGTACGTCGCCACGCCCGGCGAGCTCGACCCGCTCGTCGAGGCGGAGGACCCCGAGGCGCTGCGCCGCGCGTTCGACCGGTTCTGGGGCGAGGAGATGGACGACCGACGATTGGCGGCGGCCACGGTCCGCGCCTACTACGAGCGGGTCGAGGAGGCCAACCGACTGTTCGCGACCTACAAGGACGGGTGGAAGACGGACCCCGGGATGCTCTACGTCCTGCTCGGCGCGCCGCGCTACGTCGAGGCGACCCCGACCGGCGAGCGCTGGAGCTACGCCATCGGCGGGGGCCAGCCGTCCGTGTTCGTGTTCGAGCGGACGGCCGGGCGCATCTACGAGAACGCTCCGTTCCGCGTCCTCACGCTGGAGCGGAGCCGCGTGTACCACGACCTGTTCCGCCGGCTCCAGCGTCAGTGGCGCACCGGCATCGTGCCGTAG
- a CDS encoding fasciclin domain-containing protein, whose product MRLALTLLLAALTAGCSDSAPEADPAPSDTTTVLTPPDDAGRQSVADIVSTSPRLRTLARLLQASGLNETLADTSTAYTLFAPSDDAFAVLGDDAIAALEANPDAAREALLAHALPTRMLSVDVFPELSIESMAGTELAFLEQDGGLAVRSGGTTAQITDADLDADNGVVHVIDTVLQP is encoded by the coding sequence ATGCGCCTCGCCCTCACGCTGCTGCTCGCGGCCCTCACCGCCGGCTGCTCCGACTCCGCTCCCGAGGCGGACCCGGCGCCCTCCGACACGACGACGGTCCTCACCCCGCCCGACGACGCGGGCCGCCAGTCGGTCGCGGACATCGTGAGCACCAGCCCCCGCCTCCGCACGCTCGCCCGACTCCTCCAGGCCTCCGGACTGAACGAGACGCTCGCGGACACCTCGACGGCCTACACCCTCTTCGCTCCGTCCGACGACGCGTTCGCCGTCCTCGGCGACGATGCGATCGCAGCCCTGGAGGCGAATCCCGACGCGGCTCGTGAGGCGCTCCTCGCCCACGCGCTCCCCACGCGGATGCTGTCGGTCGACGTCTTCCCGGAGCTCTCGATCGAGTCCATGGCCGGGACGGAGCTCGCGTTCCTCGAACAGGACGGTGGCTTGGCGGTCCGTTCGGGCGGCACCACGGCCCAGATCACCGACGCCGACCTCGACGCCGACAACGGCGTGGTCCACGTCATCGACACCGTCCTCCAGCCATGA
- a CDS encoding apolipoprotein N-acyltransferase: MSTFGWSLTGALLLALSLPPLGVYPLAWIGLVPLIARWAHRRPSVDYIRELYALLLTTSCCVGFWLLFNPDAQTAALGGVSLFIVPLPLVAAFGLANLVKERLGIFPGLASLAFNVVAAEFLTLSMGISVPWLLLGHTQADAVEFIQMADVGGVLLLSLWVLLLNGTAFLALPRSGQPGERYGERGASMAVFTALVALPVAYGSVRTAQADVPAGFTTVGIVQPGVAPGTWDRQTATVKVDHLASLSDDILAPALPVGDSTAPAIAPTPPVGLLIWPQMSLPFMGTDQGERQLYDRLQRWAGARGVSLLAGAQTAGDGVERGRRAPKPGDLANSAILIRPGKPMVRYDQMRSVPFADAKSAAGTDRVLFQADGAEIATTVGFESIFGDHVRQFTADGADLIVVLSRNDLWGRSAGLYQHLQFTRLRAIESRRAVVLSTVSGISALIHPTGEIEEIAGWMDQDVEPIQVPTYRGSTYYVRHGDWLGRWALVLGLIYNLGAIGLTIFAPELVGIRKPGTRPAARPAY; the protein is encoded by the coding sequence TTGAGCACCTTCGGGTGGTCCCTGACCGGCGCGCTGCTCCTCGCCCTCAGCCTCCCCCCCCTCGGGGTCTACCCGCTCGCGTGGATCGGTCTCGTCCCGCTCATCGCACGCTGGGCCCACCGTCGGCCGAGCGTCGACTACATCCGGGAGCTCTACGCCCTGCTCCTGACCACGAGTTGCTGCGTCGGGTTCTGGCTCCTCTTCAACCCGGACGCCCAGACGGCGGCCCTTGGGGGCGTGAGCCTCTTCATCGTCCCGCTCCCGCTCGTGGCGGCGTTCGGGCTCGCGAACCTCGTCAAGGAGCGCCTCGGGATCTTCCCCGGCCTCGCGTCACTCGCGTTCAACGTGGTCGCGGCTGAGTTCCTGACCCTGTCGATGGGCATCTCCGTGCCGTGGCTGCTCCTCGGGCACACCCAGGCCGACGCCGTCGAGTTCATCCAGATGGCCGACGTCGGCGGCGTCCTCTTGCTCAGCCTCTGGGTCCTCCTCCTCAACGGGACCGCGTTCCTCGCCCTCCCGCGGTCGGGCCAGCCCGGCGAGCGCTACGGCGAGCGCGGCGCCTCGATGGCGGTCTTCACGGCCCTCGTCGCCCTGCCCGTGGCCTACGGGAGCGTCCGGACGGCCCAGGCCGACGTGCCCGCGGGCTTCACCACCGTCGGCATCGTGCAGCCCGGCGTGGCGCCCGGGACCTGGGACCGGCAGACCGCCACGGTCAAGGTCGATCACCTCGCGAGCCTCTCTGACGACATACTCGCCCCCGCCCTCCCCGTCGGCGACTCCACGGCTCCTGCCATCGCACCGACGCCGCCGGTGGGCCTCCTGATCTGGCCGCAGATGTCGCTCCCGTTCATGGGAACCGACCAGGGAGAACGGCAGCTCTACGACCGGCTCCAGCGGTGGGCCGGCGCCCGAGGCGTCTCGCTCCTCGCGGGCGCGCAGACGGCAGGCGACGGCGTCGAACGCGGCCGGCGCGCCCCCAAGCCCGGCGACCTCGCCAACTCGGCCATCCTGATCCGCCCCGGCAAGCCGATGGTGCGCTACGACCAGATGCGGTCGGTCCCGTTCGCCGACGCCAAGTCGGCCGCCGGCACCGACCGCGTGCTGTTCCAGGCCGACGGCGCCGAGATCGCGACGACGGTCGGGTTCGAGTCCATCTTCGGCGACCACGTCCGCCAGTTCACCGCCGACGGCGCCGACCTCATCGTGGTCCTCTCGCGGAACGACCTCTGGGGGCGCTCGGCAGGGCTCTACCAGCACCTCCAGTTCACGCGGCTCCGGGCCATCGAGTCGCGCCGCGCCGTCGTGCTCTCGACCGTGAGCGGGATCTCGGCCCTGATCCACCCGACGGGCGAGATCGAAGAGATCGCCGGCTGGATGGACCAGGACGTGGAGCCGATCCAGGTCCCGACCTACCGGGGTTCGACGTACTACGTCCGCCACGGCGACTGGCTCGGCCGATGGGCTCTCGTGTTGGGGCTGATCTACAACCTCGGCGCGATCGGGCTGACGATCTTCGCCCCGGAGCTCGTCGGGATCCGGAAGCCGGGCACCCGGCCCGCCGCCCGCCCGGCGTACTAG
- a CDS encoding GAF domain-containing protein → MDRPSLDPVDGAPAAPAEVVSDGREAAVPDDVFRRAFQSSFGLGMLLEADGGIRALSDAASAYYSSRGAALGTSIYDAPWWDEPDRVRESVHLARGGVLDRFYAPVTRDGARRTLLVDIQSVEGPADETWLLFEARDVTTLLASERQLHDLNAQLDRERALLRAVIDATPDALCAVDADGRLSVVNEAWRRTAAATLPETPSIGEDHAGTSPQSEAWRRALNGDAVRKRIAVRSAEAPRWFDASFVPVRTADGRVAGAALVGRDVTAEVDAARLHVALKGASAHPVTLHPDGRVEAPGLLDDVVSLDAIVHRMDAAETLRESFEQALAEPGSAVDLPFHLDGVPYRLRGRSIAVGEEVRISGVVYRGEALPVETAEDRWADLLANAGWGGAQPVELVPTAEAGGPPDATRVAGRVSALRRTALLDSPPSEAFDTLTRLVSESLGVPVSLISLVDEDRQFFKSQVGLGGAVADARETPLTHSFCQHVANERRPLVVADARQSTRLAGNPAIDDLDVVAYLGVPVAAPDGHVIGALCAIDHEPHDWTEDDVRALSSLAEVVTAEVAAHSPNSPDRL, encoded by the coding sequence ATGGACCGCCCCTCCCTCGACCCTGTGGACGGCGCGCCGGCCGCTCCCGCCGAAGTCGTCAGCGACGGGCGGGAGGCGGCCGTGCCCGACGACGTCTTCCGACGTGCGTTCCAGTCGTCGTTCGGTTTGGGGATGCTCCTCGAGGCGGACGGCGGCATCCGGGCGTTGAGCGATGCCGCATCCGCCTACTACTCGTCGCGTGGTGCGGCCCTCGGGACCTCCATTTACGACGCGCCGTGGTGGGACGAGCCCGACCGGGTCCGTGAGAGCGTTCATCTCGCGCGAGGCGGGGTGCTCGACCGGTTCTACGCGCCCGTGACCCGCGACGGCGCGCGCCGGACGCTCCTGGTGGACATCCAGAGCGTGGAAGGGCCCGCCGACGAGACGTGGCTTCTTTTCGAAGCGCGCGACGTCACGACGCTGCTCGCGTCGGAGCGCCAACTCCACGATCTCAACGCGCAACTCGATCGCGAGCGGGCGCTCCTTCGGGCCGTCATCGACGCGACCCCCGACGCCCTCTGCGCCGTCGACGCCGATGGGAGGCTGTCGGTCGTGAACGAGGCGTGGCGGAGGACGGCGGCTGCTACCCTGCCCGAGACCCCGTCGATCGGAGAGGACCACGCCGGCACGAGTCCCCAATCGGAGGCGTGGCGGCGAGCGCTCAATGGCGACGCCGTCCGCAAGCGGATCGCTGTCAGGTCGGCCGAGGCTCCCCGATGGTTCGACGCGTCGTTCGTCCCCGTGCGTACGGCCGACGGGCGGGTCGCCGGGGCCGCCCTCGTCGGGCGCGACGTGACGGCCGAGGTCGACGCCGCGCGGCTGCACGTCGCGCTCAAGGGCGCCAGCGCCCACCCGGTGACGCTCCACCCCGACGGTCGAGTCGAGGCGCCGGGCCTGCTCGATGACGTGGTCTCGCTCGACGCGATAGTCCACCGGATGGACGCTGCCGAGACGCTCCGGGAGTCGTTTGAGCAGGCGCTGGCCGAGCCTGGGAGCGCCGTGGACCTCCCGTTCCATCTCGACGGAGTCCCGTATCGGCTGAGGGGGCGCTCCATCGCTGTGGGGGAGGAGGTACGGATCAGCGGCGTCGTGTACCGGGGCGAGGCTCTGCCCGTTGAGACGGCCGAGGACCGGTGGGCCGACCTCCTCGCGAACGCCGGGTGGGGCGGCGCCCAGCCGGTCGAGTTGGTTCCAACGGCGGAGGCCGGAGGCCCCCCTGACGCGACCCGCGTGGCGGGCCGGGTCTCCGCGCTCCGCCGGACGGCGCTCCTCGACTCGCCGCCGTCCGAGGCGTTCGACACCCTCACGCGTCTCGTGTCGGAGTCGCTCGGCGTGCCGGTCTCCCTGATCTCCCTCGTCGACGAGGACCGGCAGTTCTTCAAGAGCCAGGTCGGCCTCGGTGGCGCCGTGGCCGACGCGCGCGAGACGCCGCTCACGCACTCGTTCTGCCAGCACGTCGCCAACGAACGGCGCCCGCTGGTCGTGGCCGACGCCCGTCAGTCGACGCGCCTCGCCGGCAACCCCGCCATCGACGACCTCGACGTGGTGGCCTACCTCGGCGTGCCCGTCGCGGCCCCCGACGGCCACGTCATCGGCGCCCTCTGCGCCATCGACCACGAGCCCCACGACTGGACCGAGGACGACGTCCGCGCCCTCTCGTCGCTCGCCGAAGTCGTCACGGCCGAGGTCGCCGCCCACTCCCCGAACTCACCCGATCGACTCTGA
- a CDS encoding Maf family protein, with protein sequence MIALACPLVLASASPRRRDLLARLGLTFGVRPTDADETWPEGLDPGPAAAEVALRKARALPPDGALVLAADTVVVLDGEVLGKPADDAEAARTLRRLAGRTHTVATGIALRLGGRETTAFERTHVTFADLTDDEIAAYVATGSPRDKAGSYGIQDDLGAVFVERIDGDYFNVVGLPLRRLYATLRAFVPDLVSLA encoded by the coding sequence ATGATCGCCCTCGCCTGCCCGCTCGTCCTCGCGTCCGCCTCGCCGCGGCGCCGCGACCTCCTCGCCCGCCTCGGGCTCACGTTCGGCGTCCGCCCCACCGACGCCGACGAGACGTGGCCGGAGGGCCTCGACCCGGGCCCCGCCGCCGCCGAGGTCGCCCTCCGCAAGGCCCGCGCCCTCCCGCCCGACGGCGCGCTCGTCCTGGCCGCCGACACCGTCGTGGTCCTCGACGGCGAGGTCCTCGGCAAGCCCGCCGACGACGCCGAGGCGGCCCGGACCCTCCGCCGGCTCGCCGGGCGCACGCACACGGTCGCGACCGGGATCGCGCTTCGGCTCGGGGGACGGGAGACGACGGCGTTCGAACGCACCCACGTCACGTTCGCGGACCTGACGGACGACGAGATCGCGGCCTACGTCGCGACGGGCTCGCCGCGCGACAAGGCGGGCTCGTATGGGATCCAGGACGACCTGGGGGCCGTGTTCGTGGAGCGGATCGACGGCGACTACTTCAACGTTGTCGGCCTCCCGCTGCGCCGGCTCTACGCCACGCTGCGCGCCTTCGTCCCCGACCTCGTCTCGCTCGCCTGA
- a CDS encoding FmdB family zinc ribbon protein codes for MPTYVYRRPDGTTFEVFQKISDPALTEDPDTGAPVQRVISGGAGLQFKGDGFYLTDYARKGKDGSSESKGESSGDGDSKKAEPKKKESKPATKAASSDD; via the coding sequence ATGCCGACCTACGTCTACCGCCGTCCCGACGGGACCACGTTCGAGGTGTTCCAGAAGATCTCCGACCCCGCGCTCACCGAGGACCCGGACACCGGCGCGCCCGTCCAGCGCGTGATCTCCGGCGGCGCCGGCCTCCAGTTCAAGGGCGACGGCTTCTACCTCACCGACTACGCCCGCAAGGGCAAGGACGGATCGTCCGAGTCGAAGGGCGAGTCGTCCGGCGACGGCGACTCGAAAAAGGCCGAGCCGAAAAAGAAGGAGTCGAAGCCCGCGACGAAGGCGGCGTCCTCTGACGACTGA
- a CDS encoding SDR family NAD(P)-dependent oxidoreductase, whose amino-acid sequence MSAPIYLLLGGTGGIGAPLARRLAADGATVVLGARDADRLSALADETGAKAFTLDATDADAVSGLVDAAVKEYGRIDGAINLVGSILLKPAHATSPDEFDETLTMNLKTAFYLVRAAAKAMQSNRDPEGGSIVLMSSVAGRYGLSNHEAIAAAKAGVEGLVRAAAATYAPKGVRVNAVAPGLVRTPLAGRLVATEQAVEASAKLHPLGRIGEPDDLRDALAFLLNRDASGWVTGQTLSVDGGFATVRPR is encoded by the coding sequence ATGAGCGCTCCCATCTACCTCCTCCTCGGCGGGACCGGCGGCATCGGTGCGCCCCTCGCGCGGCGGCTCGCCGCCGACGGCGCCACCGTCGTCCTCGGCGCCCGCGACGCCGACCGCCTCAGCGCGCTCGCCGACGAGACCGGCGCCAAGGCGTTCACGCTCGACGCGACCGACGCCGACGCCGTCTCCGGACTGGTCGACGCGGCCGTCAAGGAGTACGGGCGGATCGACGGGGCGATCAACCTCGTCGGGTCGATCCTCCTGAAGCCGGCCCACGCGACCTCGCCCGACGAGTTCGACGAGACGCTCACCATGAACCTCAAGACGGCCTTTTACCTCGTCCGCGCGGCGGCGAAGGCGATGCAGAGCAACCGCGACCCGGAGGGCGGGTCCATCGTGCTGATGTCGAGCGTGGCCGGCCGCTACGGGCTTTCGAACCACGAAGCGATCGCCGCGGCGAAGGCCGGCGTCGAAGGGCTCGTTCGTGCCGCGGCGGCGACGTACGCCCCGAAGGGGGTCCGCGTGAATGCCGTCGCGCCCGGGCTCGTGCGGACGCCGCTCGCGGGCCGGCTCGTGGCGACCGAGCAGGCCGTCGAGGCGTCGGCGAAGCTCCACCCGCTCGGGCGGATCGGCGAGCCCGACGACCTCAGGGACGCACTCGCGTTCCTCCTCAACCGCGACGCGAGCGGGTGGGTCACGGGCCAGACGCTGTCCGTCGACGGCGGCTTCGCGACCGTCCGGCCGCGCTAA
- a CDS encoding serine hydrolase: MSFLVKVAVAIGLAWAALWSSTTVPVTAPRATVPAPWTRAESPAARVADTLSLDAAIGQLIAAPDDAPGLDAAVRAGRVGRVVVSPRSTEAHLRRLRAWQASAPLPVALETEAERPTFDGPTTAAARQLAASGRPDLAFMTGKARAQAARGLGIQTPGTALVLAAGASDFGPTPGGDVEQALVRGLREGRVLPSARLLDETGLDALDALASAGLMEVHVASPALVTEVKQRNGYNGLVVAEVGRLGEGAVAAIEDGADQIVSASPRAAYDSLARALRMGTLDAQRVRDASRRVLAAKVWSGLELAPPSRRGADGTGGGLQIDPWRTPSASLLHRSDLLAAEVARRSVTVIQREQGLLPLVGPAGGPVFTVLLDPSADAERGLYFANALADGLSPDRPASYARLGLGTEPARYADALDAAGDADVVVLAAFPDTDGELSARHRAFVRALNDRTPAVLVAFGDARLAAGLRRPEAFVVAHDRSATAQMAAAQAIAGQIEVAGSLPHGVAGLAAAGDGVRYRQQALRSGAPEEAGLDAEAAARVDAVMERALRSGAFPGGAVAVGRDGVLLRLRGYGQLTRGGAPTTPDTPYDLASLTKVVGTTAAAMRLVEDGRLDLDAPVADYLPRFRPLGKQYVTVRQLLSHSAGQRPWYPFYAHGLLDRRAALDFIYADTLQYPPGTRSRYSDFDMIVLGEVLQSITGEPIDRLFDEAVFEPLGMRSTGFRPVGVRDPDAAPTERDDVWRGRTLQGEVHDEAASVFDGVAGHAGLFSTASDMARFAFTLANGGEGYGTRLFRRTTIDEFTERVRLRSTYPTGLGWMVNHGDTSAGDEFGPRSFGHTGFTGTSIWIDPDQNLFVVLLTNRVNPSRRNTRIREVRPALADAVAGAVRTPPGEAAQAWGFGPVPADLPRVARR, encoded by the coding sequence ATGTCTTTCCTCGTCAAGGTCGCCGTGGCCATCGGGCTCGCCTGGGCGGCCCTCTGGTCCTCCACCACCGTCCCCGTCACCGCGCCACGGGCGACGGTCCCCGCGCCCTGGACGCGTGCGGAGTCGCCCGCCGCGCGCGTCGCCGACACGCTGTCGCTCGACGCGGCGATCGGCCAGCTGATCGCCGCCCCCGACGACGCGCCGGGGTTGGACGCCGCCGTACGAGCGGGTCGCGTAGGGCGTGTGGTGGTGTCGCCGCGATCGACGGAGGCGCACCTCCGCCGGCTGCGCGCGTGGCAGGCCTCTGCCCCGCTCCCGGTCGCGCTCGAGACCGAGGCGGAGCGGCCGACGTTCGACGGCCCCACGACGGCGGCGGCCCGCCAGCTCGCGGCGAGCGGCCGTCCGGACCTCGCGTTCATGACGGGGAAGGCGCGCGCGCAGGCCGCGCGCGGACTCGGCATCCAGACCCCCGGCACCGCACTCGTCCTCGCCGCCGGCGCCTCCGATTTCGGCCCGACGCCCGGCGGCGATGTCGAGCAGGCCCTCGTCCGGGGCCTCCGTGAGGGGCGGGTGCTCCCCTCCGCCCGGCTCCTCGACGAGACTGGCCTCGACGCCCTTGACGCCCTCGCCAGCGCGGGGCTGATGGAGGTCCACGTGGCGAGCCCGGCGTTGGTGACCGAGGTGAAGCAGCGGAATGGCTACAACGGGCTCGTCGTCGCCGAGGTAGGCCGCCTCGGCGAGGGCGCGGTCGCTGCCATCGAGGACGGAGCCGACCAGATCGTCTCGGCCTCGCCACGCGCGGCCTATGACTCGCTCGCGCGCGCGCTCCGCATGGGCACGCTCGACGCGCAGCGGGTCCGCGACGCCTCGCGGCGGGTCCTCGCGGCGAAGGTGTGGAGCGGCCTCGAGCTGGCCCCGCCGTCCCGCCGGGGCGCGGACGGCACCGGCGGGGGCCTCCAGATCGACCCGTGGCGGACGCCCTCGGCCTCGCTCCTCCACCGCTCGGACCTCCTCGCCGCCGAGGTCGCACGGCGGAGCGTCACGGTCATCCAACGCGAGCAGGGCCTGCTCCCGCTCGTCGGGCCGGCAGGAGGCCCCGTGTTCACCGTCCTCCTCGACCCGTCCGCCGACGCCGAGCGTGGGCTCTACTTCGCCAACGCGCTCGCCGACGGCCTCTCGCCCGACCGCCCCGCCTCCTACGCCCGCCTCGGCCTCGGCACGGAACCGGCCCGCTACGCCGACGCCCTCGACGCCGCCGGCGACGCCGACGTGGTCGTCCTCGCCGCGTTCCCCGACACCGACGGGGAGCTCTCGGCGCGGCACCGGGCCTTCGTGCGCGCCCTCAACGACCGCACGCCCGCGGTCCTCGTGGCCTTCGGCGACGCGCGGCTGGCCGCGGGACTGCGCCGGCCCGAGGCGTTCGTCGTCGCCCACGACCGCTCGGCGACGGCGCAGATGGCGGCGGCGCAGGCCATCGCCGGACAGATCGAGGTCGCCGGCTCGCTGCCGCACGGCGTGGCCGGACTGGCCGCCGCTGGCGACGGCGTCCGCTACCGCCAGCAGGCGCTCCGGTCGGGCGCCCCCGAGGAGGCCGGCCTCGACGCCGAGGCGGCCGCCCGCGTCGACGCCGTCATGGAGCGGGCGCTCCGCTCGGGCGCGTTCCCCGGCGGGGCCGTCGCCGTCGGCCGCGACGGCGTCCTCCTTCGGCTCCGGGGCTACGGCCAGCTCACGCGGGGTGGCGCCCCGACGACGCCCGACACCCCCTACGACCTCGCCTCGCTCACGAAGGTCGTCGGGACGACGGCCGCCGCGATGCGGCTCGTGGAGGACGGCCGGCTCGACCTCGACGCGCCCGTCGCCGACTACCTCCCGCGGTTCCGGCCGCTCGGCAAGCAGTACGTCACGGTCCGCCAACTCCTCTCCCACTCGGCCGGCCAGCGGCCGTGGTACCCGTTCTACGCCCACGGCCTCCTCGACCGCCGCGCAGCCCTCGACTTCATCTACGCCGACACGCTCCAGTACCCGCCCGGGACCCGCTCGCGCTACAGCGACTTCGACATGATCGTGCTCGGCGAGGTCCTCCAGTCGATCACCGGCGAGCCCATCGACCGGCTCTTCGACGAGGCCGTGTTCGAGCCGCTGGGGATGCGGAGCACCGGCTTCCGGCCCGTCGGCGTCCGCGACCCGGACGCGGCGCCGACCGAGCGCGACGACGTCTGGCGCGGGCGGACCCTCCAGGGCGAGGTCCACGACGAGGCCGCCTCGGTGTTCGACGGCGTCGCCGGCCACGCCGGCCTGTTCTCGACGGCCTCCGACATGGCCCGGTTCGCGTTCACGCTCGCCAACGGTGGCGAGGGCTACGGCACGCGCCTCTTCCGCCGGACGACCATCGACGAGTTCACCGAGCGCGTCCGCCTCCGGAGCACGTACCCCACCGGCCTCGGGTGGATGGTCAACCACGGCGACACGTCGGCCGGCGACGAGTTCGGGCCGCGGTCGTTCGGCCACACCGGCTTCACCGGGACCTCGATCTGGATCGACCCCGACCAGAACCTCTTCGTCGTTCTCCTGACCAACCGGGTCAACCCGTCGCGCCGGAACACCCGGATCCGAGAGGTCCGCCCCGCGCTGGCCGACGCCGTCGCCGGGGCGGTCCGCACGCCGCCGGGCGAGGCGGCCCAGGCGTGGGGCTTCGGCCCCGTCCCCGCCGACCTCCCGCGCGTCGCCCGCCGCTAG